A stretch of the Ascaphus truei isolate aAscTru1 chromosome 4, aAscTru1.hap1, whole genome shotgun sequence genome encodes the following:
- the KCNF1 gene encoding voltage-gated potassium channel regulatory subunit KCNF1, with product MVGVSSFEDLHGNVSECSEEVEIIVNVGGTRQIFYGDVLNRYPETRLAELVNCLAGGYDAIFALCDDYDPGKREFYFDRDPDAFKCITEVYYFGEVHMKKGICPICFQNEMEFWRVDLGLLDDCCKTHLSEKKEELEEIARRVQTILDDLGVDTSESRWKRFQKYMWKFMEKPESSFPARVTAVLSFLFILISSVVMCVGTIPDLQVEDYEGNRVEHPTLDNIETACIGWFTLEYVLRLISSPNKLHFATSFMNIIDVLAILPFYVSLILTHLGASMMGLSNVQQAIQALRIMRIARIFKLARHSSGLQTLTYALKSSFKELGLLLMYLAVGIFVFSALGYTMEQSHPDTLFKSIPQSFWWAIITMTTVGYGDIYPKTTLGKLNAATSFLCGVIAIALPIHPIINNFVKYYNKQRVLETATKHEFELMELHSGGGNLAGFRNDSGSCKQVTEEDRGGSGLRSHLKMSHSDSFIPALSAEKHHRTRLQSCK from the coding sequence ATGGTCGGTGTCTCCAGCTTTGAAGACCTACATGGGAATGTCTCGGAATGCAGTGAGGAGGTGGAAATTATCGTGAATGTTGGAGGGACCAGGCAGATCTTCTACGGCGATGTCCTCAACCGATATCCAGAAACAAGACTAGCTGAACTGGTCAACTGCCTGGCTGGAGGCTACGATGCCATTTTCGCTTTGTGTGATGATTATGACCCTGGGAAGAGGGAATTCTACTTTGACAGGGATCCGGATGCCTTTAAGTGCATTACAGAGGTCTACTACTTCGGGGAAGTCCACATGAAAAAGGGCATATGCCCCATATGTTTTCAGAATGAGATGGAGTTCTGGAGAGTGGACTTGGGCTTATTGGATGACTGCTGCAAAACCCACCTGAGTGAAAAGAaagaggagttggaggagatAGCTAGGAGAGTTCAGACGATCTTGGATGATCTGGGAGTGGACACATCTGAGAGCCGATGGAAAAGATTTCAGAAATATATGTGGAAGTTCATGGAGAAACCAGAGTCATCTTTCCCAGCCCGGGTCACTGCAGTTTTGTCTTTTCTGTTCATCTTAATCTCCTCTGTTGTAATGTGTGTTGGGACCATACCAGACTTGCAAGTGGAGGACTATGAAGGTAATCGTGTGGAGCACCCCACGCTAGACAACATTGAGACAGCCTGCATAGGATGGTTCACTTTGGAATATGTGCTGAGACTTATCTCATCCCCAAACAAACTACATTTTGCCACCTCATTTATGAACATCATTGATGTACTGGCCATACTCCCCTTTTATGTCAGTCTTATCTTGACACACTTAGGAGCGAGTATGATGGGGCTAAGCAACGTTCAGCAGGCCATCCAAGCCCTCAGGATCATGAGGATTGCAAGAATCTTCAAGTTAGCCCGTCACTCTTCTGGACTGCAGACATTAACCTACGCCCTGAAGAGTAGTTTTAAGGAGCTCGGTTTGCTTCTGATGTACCTTGCAGTGGGAATTTTTGTCTTCTCAGCCCTGGGATACACAATGGAACAAAGTCACCCTGATACCTTGTTTAAAAGTATCCCTCAGTCCTTCTGGTGGGCAATCATCACCATGACCACAGTTGGCTATGGGGACATCTACCCTAAAACTACACTGGGGAAGCTCAATGCAGCAACAAGTTTCCTCTGTGGGGTGATTGCCATTGCCCTCCCAATCCACCCCATTATCAACAACTTTGTTAAGTACTACAACAAGCAGAGGGTTTTGGAAACAGCTACCAAACATGAATTTGAATTGATGGAGCTTCACTCCGGTGGGGGGAACCTTGCAGGGTTCAGAAATGACTCTGGAAGCTGTAAGCAGGTGACTGAAGAAGATAGGGGGGGTTCCGGCTTGAGAAGCCACCTAAAGATGTCGCACAGTGATAGTTTTATTCCTGCTTTGTCAGCGGAGAAACATCACAGGACAAGACTGCAGAGCTGCAAATAA